From Pungitius pungitius chromosome 9, fPunPun2.1, whole genome shotgun sequence, one genomic window encodes:
- the galnt7 gene encoding N-acetylgalactosaminyltransferase 7 isoform X2: MDNGGLPKGDLPDQFKPVVPWPHVEGVEVDLNSIRLKHGRVNDRYHPDQQQNQKQVIQQQYVTFKPHSQGHTSPVLKKGILGNFEPKEPEPPGVPGGPGEGAKPFVLGPEYKDAVQSSIKEFGFNMVASDMISLDRTINDIRHEECKYWHYDERLMTSSVVIVFHNEGWSTLMRTVHSVIKRTPRRYLAEIVMIDDFSNKEHLKERLEEYIKQWNGLVQLFRNEKREGLIQARSIGANKATKGQVLIYLDAHCEVGINWYAPLVAPISKDRTVCTVPLIDYIDGNEYSMEPQQGGDEDGLARGAWDWSLLWKRVPLSQREKAQRKHTTQPYRTVCTVPLIDSVHGQRFTIEPQGGGDEDGFARGAWDWSMLWKRVPLGEAEKKLRKSKTEPYRSPAMAGGLFAIERDFFFELGLYDPGLQIWGGENFEISYKIWQCGGQLLFVPCSRIGHIYRLQGWQGNPPPAHVGSSPTLKNYVRVVETWWDEYKDYFYASRPETLTLAYGDISELKRFREEHRCKSFKWFMEEIAYDIPLHYPLPPKNVEWGEIRGFETSYCIDSMGHTNGGNVEIGPCHRMGGNQLFRINEADQLMQYDQCLTRGGDNSAVIITHCDQKQHNEWKYFKDLHRFTHVTTGKCLDRSDLLHKVFTSDCDTSKTTQKWEMNNIVAV, translated from the exons atg GATAATGGTGGGCTGCCCAAAGGAGACCTACCTGATCAGTTTAAGCCTGTGGTGCCCTGGCCTCATGTGGAAGGGGTGGAGGTGGACCTCAACTCCATCAGACTAAAACATG GGAGGGTCAACGATCGCTATCATCCTGACCAACAGCAGAACCAAAAACAGGTGATCCAGCAGCAATATGTGACATTCAAGCCCCACTCACAAGGCCACACCAGCCCTGTCCTGAAGAAAGGTATCCTGGGAAACTTTGAGCCCAAGGAACCCGAGCCTCCGGGGGTCCCCGGCGGTCCTGGAGAGGGAGCCAAGCCTTTTGTCCTGGGTCCAGAGTACAAAGATGCCGTCCAGAGTTCAATCAAAGAGTTTGGCTTCAACATGGTTGCTAGTGACATGATCTCACTGGACAGAACCATTAATGATATACGCCATGAAGA GTGTAAGTACTGGCACTATGATGAAAGACTGATGACCTCCAGTGTGGTGATAGTCTTCCACAATGAAGGCTGGTCTACGCTGATGAGAACAGTCCACAGTGTCATCAAGAGGACTCCCAGGAGATACCTGGCTGAGATAGTCATGATAGATGACTTCAGCAACAAAG AGCATTTGAAGGAGCGCTTGGAGGAGTACATCAAACAATGGAATGGTCTTGTCCAGCTCTTCAGAAATGAGAAGAGAGAAGGACTGATCCAGGCCAGGAGTATTGGAGCGAACAAGGCCACTAAAGGACAG GTGCTGATCTACCTGGATGCTCATTGCGAGGTTGGAATCAACTGGTATGCTCCACTTGTTGCTCCAATTTCAAAAGACAG GACTGTGTGTACAGTGCCACTAATAGACTATATAGATGGTAATGAGTACAGTATGGAGCCTCAGCAAGGTGGAGACGAGGACGGCCTGGCTAGAGGAGCATGGGATTGGAGCCTGCTCTGGAAGAGAGTACCGCTTAGCCAGAGAGAGAAGGCCCAGAGAAAACATACCACCCAGCCCTACCG AACGGTGTGTACCGTGCCTCTGATCGACTCAGTCCACGGCCAGAGGTTCACCATCGAGCCCCAGggtggaggagacgaggacggCTTCGCTAGAGGAGCATGGGATTGGAGCATGCTCTGGAAGAGAGTTCCCCTgggagaagcagaaaaaaaactcagaaaATCTAAGACTGAGCCATATAG GTCTCCAGCAATGGCGGGTGGTCTCTTTGCTATTGAGAGAGACTTCTTCTTTGAGCTCGGTCTGTATGACCCAGGACTGCAGATATGGGGAGGAGAGAATTTTGAAATATCATACAAG ATCTGGCAGTGTGGTGGCCAGCTGCTCTTTGTACCCTGCTCTCGTATTGGACATATCTACAGACTTCAGGGATGGCAAGGCAACCCTCCACCGGCACATGTTGGATCATCACCCACTCTAAAG AACTATGTTCGTGTGGTGGAGACCTGGTGGGATGAATATAAGGACTATTTCTACGCCAGCCGTCCTGAAACTCTCACTCTGGCGTACGGAGACATCAGTGAACTTAAACGCTTCAG GGAGGAACATCGATGCAAGAGCTTCAAGTGGTTCATGGAGGAAATAGCATATGACATTCCACTGCACTACCCATTACCTCCTAAAAATGTAGAATGGGGGGAG ATTCGAGGCTTTGAGACAAGTTACTGTATTGACAGTATGGGACACACCAATGGGGGGAATGTGGAAATAGGACCATGCCACAGGATGGGGGGCAACCAG ttGTTCCGCATCAATGAAGCAGACCAGTTGATGCAGTATGACCAGTGCCTAACGAGAGGAGGGGATAACTCTGCTGTTATCATCACACACTGTGACCAGAAGCAGCACAATGAGTGGAAGTACTTCAAG GACCTCCATCGGTTCACTCATGTAACAACAG GGAAATGTCTGGATCGCTCCGACCTGCTGCACAAAGTCTTCACATCAGACTGTGACACCAGTAAAACCACGCAGAAATGGGAGATGAACAACATAGTAGCTGTCTGA
- the galnt7 gene encoding N-acetylgalactosaminyltransferase 7 isoform X1, translating into MRLKVGFIVRSLLFIGTFLGLLVFWSSLSPKNNDENPFGKRDNGGLPKGDLPDQFKPVVPWPHVEGVEVDLNSIRLKHGRVNDRYHPDQQQNQKQVIQQQYVTFKPHSQGHTSPVLKKGILGNFEPKEPEPPGVPGGPGEGAKPFVLGPEYKDAVQSSIKEFGFNMVASDMISLDRTINDIRHEECKYWHYDERLMTSSVVIVFHNEGWSTLMRTVHSVIKRTPRRYLAEIVMIDDFSNKEHLKERLEEYIKQWNGLVQLFRNEKREGLIQARSIGANKATKGQVLIYLDAHCEVGINWYAPLVAPISKDRTVCTVPLIDYIDGNEYSMEPQQGGDEDGLARGAWDWSLLWKRVPLSQREKAQRKHTTQPYRTVCTVPLIDSVHGQRFTIEPQGGGDEDGFARGAWDWSMLWKRVPLGEAEKKLRKSKTEPYRSPAMAGGLFAIERDFFFELGLYDPGLQIWGGENFEISYKIWQCGGQLLFVPCSRIGHIYRLQGWQGNPPPAHVGSSPTLKNYVRVVETWWDEYKDYFYASRPETLTLAYGDISELKRFREEHRCKSFKWFMEEIAYDIPLHYPLPPKNVEWGEIRGFETSYCIDSMGHTNGGNVEIGPCHRMGGNQLFRINEADQLMQYDQCLTRGGDNSAVIITHCDQKQHNEWKYFKDLHRFTHVTTGKCLDRSDLLHKVFTSDCDTSKTTQKWEMNNIVAV; encoded by the exons ATGAGGCTAAAAGTTGGATTCATTGTACGGAGTTTGCTCTTCATTGGGACCTTTCTTGGGTTGTTGGTGTTCTGGTCTTCTCTGTCGCCGAAAAACAACGATGAAAATCCATTTGGAAAACGG GATAATGGTGGGCTGCCCAAAGGAGACCTACCTGATCAGTTTAAGCCTGTGGTGCCCTGGCCTCATGTGGAAGGGGTGGAGGTGGACCTCAACTCCATCAGACTAAAACATG GGAGGGTCAACGATCGCTATCATCCTGACCAACAGCAGAACCAAAAACAGGTGATCCAGCAGCAATATGTGACATTCAAGCCCCACTCACAAGGCCACACCAGCCCTGTCCTGAAGAAAGGTATCCTGGGAAACTTTGAGCCCAAGGAACCCGAGCCTCCGGGGGTCCCCGGCGGTCCTGGAGAGGGAGCCAAGCCTTTTGTCCTGGGTCCAGAGTACAAAGATGCCGTCCAGAGTTCAATCAAAGAGTTTGGCTTCAACATGGTTGCTAGTGACATGATCTCACTGGACAGAACCATTAATGATATACGCCATGAAGA GTGTAAGTACTGGCACTATGATGAAAGACTGATGACCTCCAGTGTGGTGATAGTCTTCCACAATGAAGGCTGGTCTACGCTGATGAGAACAGTCCACAGTGTCATCAAGAGGACTCCCAGGAGATACCTGGCTGAGATAGTCATGATAGATGACTTCAGCAACAAAG AGCATTTGAAGGAGCGCTTGGAGGAGTACATCAAACAATGGAATGGTCTTGTCCAGCTCTTCAGAAATGAGAAGAGAGAAGGACTGATCCAGGCCAGGAGTATTGGAGCGAACAAGGCCACTAAAGGACAG GTGCTGATCTACCTGGATGCTCATTGCGAGGTTGGAATCAACTGGTATGCTCCACTTGTTGCTCCAATTTCAAAAGACAG GACTGTGTGTACAGTGCCACTAATAGACTATATAGATGGTAATGAGTACAGTATGGAGCCTCAGCAAGGTGGAGACGAGGACGGCCTGGCTAGAGGAGCATGGGATTGGAGCCTGCTCTGGAAGAGAGTACCGCTTAGCCAGAGAGAGAAGGCCCAGAGAAAACATACCACCCAGCCCTACCG AACGGTGTGTACCGTGCCTCTGATCGACTCAGTCCACGGCCAGAGGTTCACCATCGAGCCCCAGggtggaggagacgaggacggCTTCGCTAGAGGAGCATGGGATTGGAGCATGCTCTGGAAGAGAGTTCCCCTgggagaagcagaaaaaaaactcagaaaATCTAAGACTGAGCCATATAG GTCTCCAGCAATGGCGGGTGGTCTCTTTGCTATTGAGAGAGACTTCTTCTTTGAGCTCGGTCTGTATGACCCAGGACTGCAGATATGGGGAGGAGAGAATTTTGAAATATCATACAAG ATCTGGCAGTGTGGTGGCCAGCTGCTCTTTGTACCCTGCTCTCGTATTGGACATATCTACAGACTTCAGGGATGGCAAGGCAACCCTCCACCGGCACATGTTGGATCATCACCCACTCTAAAG AACTATGTTCGTGTGGTGGAGACCTGGTGGGATGAATATAAGGACTATTTCTACGCCAGCCGTCCTGAAACTCTCACTCTGGCGTACGGAGACATCAGTGAACTTAAACGCTTCAG GGAGGAACATCGATGCAAGAGCTTCAAGTGGTTCATGGAGGAAATAGCATATGACATTCCACTGCACTACCCATTACCTCCTAAAAATGTAGAATGGGGGGAG ATTCGAGGCTTTGAGACAAGTTACTGTATTGACAGTATGGGACACACCAATGGGGGGAATGTGGAAATAGGACCATGCCACAGGATGGGGGGCAACCAG ttGTTCCGCATCAATGAAGCAGACCAGTTGATGCAGTATGACCAGTGCCTAACGAGAGGAGGGGATAACTCTGCTGTTATCATCACACACTGTGACCAGAAGCAGCACAATGAGTGGAAGTACTTCAAG GACCTCCATCGGTTCACTCATGTAACAACAG GGAAATGTCTGGATCGCTCCGACCTGCTGCACAAAGTCTTCACATCAGACTGTGACACCAGTAAAACCACGCAGAAATGGGAGATGAACAACATAGTAGCTGTCTGA
- the galnt7 gene encoding N-acetylgalactosaminyltransferase 7 isoform X4 yields MRLKVGFIVRSLLFIGTFLGLLVFWSSLSPKNNDENPFGKRDNGGLPKGDLPDQFKPVVPWPHVEGVEVDLNSIRLKHGRVNDRYHPDQQQNQKQVIQQQYVTFKPHSQGHTSPVLKKGILGNFEPKEPEPPGVPGGPGEGAKPFVLGPEYKDAVQSSIKEFGFNMVASDMISLDRTINDIRHEECKYWHYDERLMTSSVVIVFHNEGWSTLMRTVHSVIKRTPRRYLAEIVMIDDFSNKEHLKERLEEYIKQWNGLVQLFRNEKREGLIQARSIGANKATKGQVLIYLDAHCEVGINWYAPLVAPISKDRTVCTVPLIDSVHGQRFTIEPQGGGDEDGFARGAWDWSMLWKRVPLGEAEKKLRKSKTEPYRSPAMAGGLFAIERDFFFELGLYDPGLQIWGGENFEISYKIWQCGGQLLFVPCSRIGHIYRLQGWQGNPPPAHVGSSPTLKNYVRVVETWWDEYKDYFYASRPETLTLAYGDISELKRFREEHRCKSFKWFMEEIAYDIPLHYPLPPKNVEWGEIRGFETSYCIDSMGHTNGGNVEIGPCHRMGGNQLFRINEADQLMQYDQCLTRGGDNSAVIITHCDQKQHNEWKYFKDLHRFTHVTTGKCLDRSDLLHKVFTSDCDTSKTTQKWEMNNIVAV; encoded by the exons ATGAGGCTAAAAGTTGGATTCATTGTACGGAGTTTGCTCTTCATTGGGACCTTTCTTGGGTTGTTGGTGTTCTGGTCTTCTCTGTCGCCGAAAAACAACGATGAAAATCCATTTGGAAAACGG GATAATGGTGGGCTGCCCAAAGGAGACCTACCTGATCAGTTTAAGCCTGTGGTGCCCTGGCCTCATGTGGAAGGGGTGGAGGTGGACCTCAACTCCATCAGACTAAAACATG GGAGGGTCAACGATCGCTATCATCCTGACCAACAGCAGAACCAAAAACAGGTGATCCAGCAGCAATATGTGACATTCAAGCCCCACTCACAAGGCCACACCAGCCCTGTCCTGAAGAAAGGTATCCTGGGAAACTTTGAGCCCAAGGAACCCGAGCCTCCGGGGGTCCCCGGCGGTCCTGGAGAGGGAGCCAAGCCTTTTGTCCTGGGTCCAGAGTACAAAGATGCCGTCCAGAGTTCAATCAAAGAGTTTGGCTTCAACATGGTTGCTAGTGACATGATCTCACTGGACAGAACCATTAATGATATACGCCATGAAGA GTGTAAGTACTGGCACTATGATGAAAGACTGATGACCTCCAGTGTGGTGATAGTCTTCCACAATGAAGGCTGGTCTACGCTGATGAGAACAGTCCACAGTGTCATCAAGAGGACTCCCAGGAGATACCTGGCTGAGATAGTCATGATAGATGACTTCAGCAACAAAG AGCATTTGAAGGAGCGCTTGGAGGAGTACATCAAACAATGGAATGGTCTTGTCCAGCTCTTCAGAAATGAGAAGAGAGAAGGACTGATCCAGGCCAGGAGTATTGGAGCGAACAAGGCCACTAAAGGACAG GTGCTGATCTACCTGGATGCTCATTGCGAGGTTGGAATCAACTGGTATGCTCCACTTGTTGCTCCAATTTCAAAAGACAG AACGGTGTGTACCGTGCCTCTGATCGACTCAGTCCACGGCCAGAGGTTCACCATCGAGCCCCAGggtggaggagacgaggacggCTTCGCTAGAGGAGCATGGGATTGGAGCATGCTCTGGAAGAGAGTTCCCCTgggagaagcagaaaaaaaactcagaaaATCTAAGACTGAGCCATATAG GTCTCCAGCAATGGCGGGTGGTCTCTTTGCTATTGAGAGAGACTTCTTCTTTGAGCTCGGTCTGTATGACCCAGGACTGCAGATATGGGGAGGAGAGAATTTTGAAATATCATACAAG ATCTGGCAGTGTGGTGGCCAGCTGCTCTTTGTACCCTGCTCTCGTATTGGACATATCTACAGACTTCAGGGATGGCAAGGCAACCCTCCACCGGCACATGTTGGATCATCACCCACTCTAAAG AACTATGTTCGTGTGGTGGAGACCTGGTGGGATGAATATAAGGACTATTTCTACGCCAGCCGTCCTGAAACTCTCACTCTGGCGTACGGAGACATCAGTGAACTTAAACGCTTCAG GGAGGAACATCGATGCAAGAGCTTCAAGTGGTTCATGGAGGAAATAGCATATGACATTCCACTGCACTACCCATTACCTCCTAAAAATGTAGAATGGGGGGAG ATTCGAGGCTTTGAGACAAGTTACTGTATTGACAGTATGGGACACACCAATGGGGGGAATGTGGAAATAGGACCATGCCACAGGATGGGGGGCAACCAG ttGTTCCGCATCAATGAAGCAGACCAGTTGATGCAGTATGACCAGTGCCTAACGAGAGGAGGGGATAACTCTGCTGTTATCATCACACACTGTGACCAGAAGCAGCACAATGAGTGGAAGTACTTCAAG GACCTCCATCGGTTCACTCATGTAACAACAG GGAAATGTCTGGATCGCTCCGACCTGCTGCACAAAGTCTTCACATCAGACTGTGACACCAGTAAAACCACGCAGAAATGGGAGATGAACAACATAGTAGCTGTCTGA
- the galnt7 gene encoding N-acetylgalactosaminyltransferase 7 isoform X3: MRLKVGFIVRSLLFIGTFLGLLVFWSSLSPKNNDENPFGKRDNGGLPKGDLPDQFKPVVPWPHVEGVEVDLNSIRLKHGRVNDRYHPDQQQNQKQVIQQQYVTFKPHSQGHTSPVLKKGILGNFEPKEPEPPGVPGGPGEGAKPFVLGPEYKDAVQSSIKEFGFNMVASDMISLDRTINDIRHEECKYWHYDERLMTSSVVIVFHNEGWSTLMRTVHSVIKRTPRRYLAEIVMIDDFSNKEHLKERLEEYIKQWNGLVQLFRNEKREGLIQARSIGANKATKGQVLIYLDAHCEVGINWYAPLVAPISKDRTVCTVPLIDYIDGNEYSMEPQQGGDEDGLARGAWDWSLLWKRVPLSQREKAQRKHTTQPYRSPAMAGGLFAIERDFFFELGLYDPGLQIWGGENFEISYKIWQCGGQLLFVPCSRIGHIYRLQGWQGNPPPAHVGSSPTLKNYVRVVETWWDEYKDYFYASRPETLTLAYGDISELKRFREEHRCKSFKWFMEEIAYDIPLHYPLPPKNVEWGEIRGFETSYCIDSMGHTNGGNVEIGPCHRMGGNQLFRINEADQLMQYDQCLTRGGDNSAVIITHCDQKQHNEWKYFKDLHRFTHVTTGKCLDRSDLLHKVFTSDCDTSKTTQKWEMNNIVAV, translated from the exons ATGAGGCTAAAAGTTGGATTCATTGTACGGAGTTTGCTCTTCATTGGGACCTTTCTTGGGTTGTTGGTGTTCTGGTCTTCTCTGTCGCCGAAAAACAACGATGAAAATCCATTTGGAAAACGG GATAATGGTGGGCTGCCCAAAGGAGACCTACCTGATCAGTTTAAGCCTGTGGTGCCCTGGCCTCATGTGGAAGGGGTGGAGGTGGACCTCAACTCCATCAGACTAAAACATG GGAGGGTCAACGATCGCTATCATCCTGACCAACAGCAGAACCAAAAACAGGTGATCCAGCAGCAATATGTGACATTCAAGCCCCACTCACAAGGCCACACCAGCCCTGTCCTGAAGAAAGGTATCCTGGGAAACTTTGAGCCCAAGGAACCCGAGCCTCCGGGGGTCCCCGGCGGTCCTGGAGAGGGAGCCAAGCCTTTTGTCCTGGGTCCAGAGTACAAAGATGCCGTCCAGAGTTCAATCAAAGAGTTTGGCTTCAACATGGTTGCTAGTGACATGATCTCACTGGACAGAACCATTAATGATATACGCCATGAAGA GTGTAAGTACTGGCACTATGATGAAAGACTGATGACCTCCAGTGTGGTGATAGTCTTCCACAATGAAGGCTGGTCTACGCTGATGAGAACAGTCCACAGTGTCATCAAGAGGACTCCCAGGAGATACCTGGCTGAGATAGTCATGATAGATGACTTCAGCAACAAAG AGCATTTGAAGGAGCGCTTGGAGGAGTACATCAAACAATGGAATGGTCTTGTCCAGCTCTTCAGAAATGAGAAGAGAGAAGGACTGATCCAGGCCAGGAGTATTGGAGCGAACAAGGCCACTAAAGGACAG GTGCTGATCTACCTGGATGCTCATTGCGAGGTTGGAATCAACTGGTATGCTCCACTTGTTGCTCCAATTTCAAAAGACAG GACTGTGTGTACAGTGCCACTAATAGACTATATAGATGGTAATGAGTACAGTATGGAGCCTCAGCAAGGTGGAGACGAGGACGGCCTGGCTAGAGGAGCATGGGATTGGAGCCTGCTCTGGAAGAGAGTACCGCTTAGCCAGAGAGAGAAGGCCCAGAGAAAACATACCACCCAGCCCTACCG GTCTCCAGCAATGGCGGGTGGTCTCTTTGCTATTGAGAGAGACTTCTTCTTTGAGCTCGGTCTGTATGACCCAGGACTGCAGATATGGGGAGGAGAGAATTTTGAAATATCATACAAG ATCTGGCAGTGTGGTGGCCAGCTGCTCTTTGTACCCTGCTCTCGTATTGGACATATCTACAGACTTCAGGGATGGCAAGGCAACCCTCCACCGGCACATGTTGGATCATCACCCACTCTAAAG AACTATGTTCGTGTGGTGGAGACCTGGTGGGATGAATATAAGGACTATTTCTACGCCAGCCGTCCTGAAACTCTCACTCTGGCGTACGGAGACATCAGTGAACTTAAACGCTTCAG GGAGGAACATCGATGCAAGAGCTTCAAGTGGTTCATGGAGGAAATAGCATATGACATTCCACTGCACTACCCATTACCTCCTAAAAATGTAGAATGGGGGGAG ATTCGAGGCTTTGAGACAAGTTACTGTATTGACAGTATGGGACACACCAATGGGGGGAATGTGGAAATAGGACCATGCCACAGGATGGGGGGCAACCAG ttGTTCCGCATCAATGAAGCAGACCAGTTGATGCAGTATGACCAGTGCCTAACGAGAGGAGGGGATAACTCTGCTGTTATCATCACACACTGTGACCAGAAGCAGCACAATGAGTGGAAGTACTTCAAG GACCTCCATCGGTTCACTCATGTAACAACAG GGAAATGTCTGGATCGCTCCGACCTGCTGCACAAAGTCTTCACATCAGACTGTGACACCAGTAAAACCACGCAGAAATGGGAGATGAACAACATAGTAGCTGTCTGA